A window of Papilio machaon chromosome W, ilPapMach1.1, whole genome shotgun sequence genomic DNA:
AGTTTTGTCACTTAAACTATTGCACCAACGGGCGATGAGGTCGTCACGTCCCGACGCCTTTttactgtattattattattatcattattattattatttaataaccaaACAACCCATATTTTCGGCGTAAAGATCTCGGggagaaaaaacaaaatcattagGATCGATGTCATTAACATAATGAGTACCACAAGAAACCAATTCCCGGCCAAATACAAGAAATGAAGGTGTGAACCCAGTAACCTCGTTGTCGTTACCGCACTATTGATGGCGAACTGAATTTTCGGTAAATTTATATCCCAAGATCTATGATCTTCCTCAACAAAGGTGGAAATAGCTGTTATAATTGTTCTATTATATCTCTCAACAGTATTAACCTGCGGTGTATATTTGGGAGTAAACTGAACTTGAGGTACTTTGTAATGTTCATAAAGTTTAGCCAGCTCTTTACTGACGAATTGGACACCATTATCCTGCAAGATAATCTGAGGCACACCGTGTATTAAGAAAACACCCTCTTCTAAACATTTAAGGACAGTCGCAGCAGTAGCCTTATGCAAGGGAAACAAAAGGCAATGTTTTGAAAAGCAGCAACAAACCACAAAAATATAAGCATTCTGCTTTCTGGATACTGGCAAGGGACCGACCAAATCGATCGAAATCATTTGAAAAGGTCTGTTACAAACTTTCGGCCCTAATGGACCTAAAATACCGTGAGTTGGAGATTTATAAGCTAAACAAGTATCACAATTAGAAATAAACTTAGCAGTATACTTGTACATGCCAGGCCAATAATAATGTAACGACATTCTACGGTGTGTTTTGAAAATACCCATGTGGCCACTAGTAGGCTCTGAATGGTTAGGTATTAGGTATTTCGGTATTCCCTAGGAATAACCTCTTTCCAGTCGAATTTAGATGTCAACCCAGTACAACTCTTTGaatatctaaataatttattattcactaCCATATAATTAGGAAAACTAGTAGGCGACTTCAAATAAccattataaatattcagaTACCATTCATCATCCGTGTTAGGAATACTATTAACAGAACTATTGATTGCAGCCACTGGAACTGAACGAGAAAGTGCGTCAGGTATAATATTATCCTTGCCCTTGCGATGTTTTATGACAAAGTTAAAAACTGACAATCTCAATCCCCAACGAGCTAAGCGACCAGTAGGATTGTTCAAAGTCAAGAACCACTTCAACGCTGAATGATCGGTATAAACTGTAAAACACTTGCCGTTCTCGAGGTAGCAACGCCAATGTTCAAGAGCGGTAAGAACAGCTAATGCCTCCCGTTCTGTGACACTAAAATTTCGCTCTGGACCAGTCAAGGACCTACTCATAAAAGCTATTGGTTTATCAACTCCATCAATTGATTGAGTAAGCATGCCTCCGACTCCATAATTACTCGCATCTGTGTGAACTTCAAAAGGCAGATCCTTATTAGGACAAGACAAAACTGGTGCATTTATTAAACGAGACTTAAGTTCCGCAAAAGCCTTATCAGCCTCAAGTGACCAAACAAAAGGTGGAGCATTCTTTTTAGTGGAAGTCAAGGCATTCAAAGGTGCAGCTATTGTGCTAAAATTCGGTATAAAACGACGATACCACGAAGCAGTACCTAGAAATCGTTTGACATCCTTCTTTGAAGAAGGGGTAGAATACTTTAAAATGGCTTCGACTTTCTGAGGATCCGTCCTAAGACCTTCGGAATCCACAACATAACCCAAGTACTTCAAACTATCACGAAAAAATTGACACTTTTCAAAGTAAATCGATAAATTTGCTCTTTTAAGTTTGTCCAGCACTCTCAGAAGTAATGTCACGTGGCTCTGAAAGGAGTCGCTCACGATAATAATATCATCAAGGTAACAAAAGACTCTCATCTCAAATTCAGGACCAAACAAGGTATCAACTAATCTCTGTTGCGTCGCCGGAGCATTAGTCAAACCAAAAGCtattacgttaaaaaaaacgtgCCCCTACCAGGGACGTAAAAACAGGTCTTCTCTCTGTCCTGAGGTTCCAAAGGGACCTGCCAAAATGCTTTAGAGAGGTCAATAGACGACAAAAAACGAGCATCTCTAAGATTATCCAAAATTTCGGAAATGTAAGGGAGACTATAAGCATCCTTCTTTGTCACTGAGTTTAATTTCCTGCTGTCTAAGCAAAAACGAGGCTTACCATCCTTCTTTTCTACAACCAAAACAGGAGAAGACCAAGGGCTTTCTCCTGGAGAAACAACACCTAATTTCAGCATCTCATCCACTTGCTCCGAGATAATCCTTTGTTTCTCCGGGGATAGCCTATAGAAACGTTGCCGAATCAGAGGGGTATCGCCAGTGTCAATCTTATGAGAGAGTACGTTTGTTCTACCTTAACCGATACGCTCGAAAGATATAGCTTTGAAGTTTTCAATGACACTGTCTGCAACTATCTTCTCCGAAGGGGCCAACATATCATAAGAATGAACgtgtaatgaaaaattagaTGTTGAGATACAGGCCAACTTAGGATCTGAGTTAACACAGAAATCTATATTTGGCAAAAACCTTGGACAAATCCTAAAATCCTTCCAAAAATCGATACCAAGAATCAAAGTGGAATCAATCTGAGGGATAACATGGAGTTTCAAACACTTTGTCACTCCTTCAAAAACAATAGGTACTAAAATAAACCCAAGTGAGTCAAAACTATGACCACCAGCAGCAGTCACCGAAATCAAATGACCATCACATAAATCAAACCCAACCTCTAAAAATTTaagatgaaaattattacctaaaatagaaatagCTGAACCAGAGTCCAACAAACCATAGAGTTCCAAATTTGAAGGATGTGCGATACCTACTTTAATATATGGACGAGGATCATTACACGGtactttattgaaaattgtagCTACacgataagaaaaaaaaaattcttaatcgTCGATAACCAATTCGTCCAGTCTGTCTTGTCAAAATTACTTGAGCTACAATTTTCtgaatttagttttttgaaGGAGACTCCTTACTCACAGTGTTAGGTACATTAATGTTTTCACCAGTCTTAACCgttgagcatttttttttccaactttCGCGCAAAAAATGCCCGGGAAACCTCTTCAGCATGGTCGAGTCGTACCTCACAGACCGTAAGATCCAGGTCAATTATGCAGGGGAGACGAGTGAGAAGGCTACCACAAAGGGCTGCGTCCAAGGATCTATAGGCGGCCCAACTTTCTGGAACATCATCCTGGATTCGCTTCTCAATCGTCTCTCAGGCAAAGAAGTGCACTGCCAAGCGTTCGCGGATGACGTAGTGCTGGTCTTTGCCGGGCACACTTCCAGCGTCCTAGAGGAACAGGCCAACGAAGTACTCCGAACAGTAGTTAAATGGGGAGCCCAAAACAAGCTGAAATTCGCCCCACACAAAACCAACGCCATGGTGGTGACAAAAAAGCACAAGTGGGATCCCCCAAAACAATAAATAGCAGGCAAGCAAATAGGACTAGTAGAAGAGATCAAAATACTGGGACTCACAATTGACCACAAACTCACCTTCGTAAAGCACGTAGCAGCTATATGTAAGAAATCAGCCGACATTTACAAACAACTTGCGCGCGCGGCGAGGGTGACTTGGGGCCTCAGTGGAGAAATAACGAGGACCATCTACGTGGCGGTCATCGAGCCAATAGTGCTGTACGCCAGTAGCGCATGGTACCCTGCAGTGGAGTTACAAATGGTCAAAGACCGATTAAACACGCTGCAGAGAGGATTCGCGCAGAAGATATGCAAGGCGTACCGCACCGTCTCACTCACGTCCGCCCTCATCCTCTCTGGTCTTCTACCGCTGGACCTAAGAATTGCCGAATGCGCCACCCTGTTTCTGACCAAAAAGAAAGGACTAAATGACTACATACCGCCAGGTAAAGAACTCGAACTCCACATAACATACCCAAACACACCACATCCCTCTAAACAAATCAACGCAAATTACGAACTCCTGGAAGACACGAGCACGGAAACACTCCGAAAACACCAAATAACCGGCCCTCACATCTATACGGACGGCAGCAAAATAGAAGGAGGAGTCGGAGCTGCTCTATCATGGTGGGAGGAGGGAAAAGAGTCCAGTAACGCAGTTTTCAGTTTGGACCCCCGTTGCACAGTCTTCCAGGCAGAGCTGTATGCGCTACACAGCGCTGCTAAGGCGATATCAAATATCTTCAGCGACTCAAGATCTTCGCTAGATCTCCTGAGCAACCCGAAACAAGTCATCCTTTGGCACATaccataaaacaaacaatagcagaaataaacaaagaggGAAGGAAACTCCGTCTGTTCTGGCTCAGGGCCCATGTCGGAACACCGGGCAATGAAAGGACCGACGAGCTCACGAAGTCGGGGGCACTAAAGAATGCAAGCTCTACGGACTACGATAGCATCCCGATTTCCTACGTCAAAAGGAAGATCAGAGAGGAAACTGTTCGAAAATGGCAGGACACAACCTCTACCACAGCGTCGGTCACAAGGAAATTCCTTCCggattgttaaaatgttatataatctTTGCATGTTGCGCCTTTATAATCTATGTCAACTTCCTCTCTCTCTCTGCTATCTACGTTCCTTACAAGAAGTGTTGTCCGGTGCCTCTCTGTAAACTTCTCAATTATTGTGcatacaataaagtatatttatacacCACTGCCATTTTATTGCAacaggttatgggcccagaGAGTcccaataacaaaaataaaagttttattctgAAATTGAAAGTGACAGCCGGCAACTTAACCTCAACCTCATCGTGGTCAAGCATCGTcgataaaaatcaaaatatctaCGAGCAATCCCTTaacattaatagaaaaattaagtgGAAGAGAAAACTATTCCACCTGGAAATTCGCGCTAAAGACGTATCTTCAGCATGAAGACCTCTGGGACTGCATCACGGGCAGCGGCGTCGTAGATGAAAAACGCGACACAAAGGCgaagtcaaaaataatattacttgttGACACAACGaactatattcatattcaagaCTGTAAGACGGCAAAAGAGGTATGGGATAACCTTGCCAAAGCCTTCGATGACTCGGGACTGATACGCCGAGTAGGATTACTGAGGGAGTTATGCACAACAACACTTCAGGCATGTCAAAATGTTGAGGAATACGTGAGCATAATTATGACCACCGCTCATAAATTGAGAAACATAGGCTTCAAAGTTGACGACGAGTGGCTCGGTACACTGCTACTCTCCGGTCTTCCTGATTCTTATCAACCTATGATTATTGCACTGGAAAGCTCAGGATTGAAAATAAGCGCTGACTCAGTTAAGTCAAAATTACTGCAAGATATCAAAATGAATGAACGGCAAAGTTCATCGGCATTTGCAACTAATAAGTCATTTAAGAAGAcagcattttataaaaataaaacaggcaagcaaaattttcaaaaaggtCCTCGATGCTACTCATGTAATAAGTATGGTCATATTAgtacagattgcaagtcaaagaAGACAACCAAAAGCTCAAGTTATGCTGCGGCTTTTACAGCAACAAACAATAACAGTGATGCTTGGTACATTGACTCGGGAGCCTCCGTCCATATGACAAGGTATGAAAATTTACTATCAAATACTAGCGAATCACTAATAAAGTCAATAAAAGTAGCTAATGATAAATCTTTGAATGTGAAATGTTCTGGACAAGTGACACTGAATGTCTCCGATCAAAGAGGTCAACACAGAAAAgtcttatttcaaaatgtactCTGTGTTCCAGAACTGGCAACCAATTTAATATCTCTCAGccaaataataagaaatggaGGTCAAGTCAAATTTAATAGCAAAGGATGTGTTATTctcaacaaaaataacaatgttattttagtaaacaacATGTATCAACTGAATATGTACAGTGAACATGCCTACATATCTGATGTTGATGAAAATGATCCATATCTATGGCACCAGCGCATGGGTCATCTGAATTTTAATgacttaaacaaaattatagaaaatacaGAAGGAACGAAAGTTCTAAAGAAAAAGGAAACTAATTTAACATGCATAACATGCCTAGAAGCCAAGCAGACACGATTGCCCTTCAAACATAAGGGTACGGGAACCACAAAACTACTTGAACTAGTGCATTCAGATGTGTGCGGACCTATGGAGACAGAATCTCTGGGTGGAGCTAAGTATTTTCTGACTTTCACCGATGATTACtctaaaaagatttttgtttatttcttacagAAGAAATCAGAAgtcatagataaattaaaagaatttaagaaGTATGTAGAAAATCAACTGGAATGTAAAATCAAGTGTCTCCGCACTGACAATGGCcttgaatttattaacaagAATATCTCTGATCTTTTGAAAGGTGATGGAATCACACATCAAACCACAGTGCCTTACACGCCCCAACAAAATGGAGTCGCTGAACGATTAAATAGAACATTAGTAGAAAAAGCCAAATGCATGTTACTTAATGCTAAATTGTCTAAACAATTCTGGGCAGAAGCTGTACAAACTGCCGCTTATCTATTGAATAGGACTCCGACAAAGTCATTAAAGTACAAGACTCCTGAAGAGATGTGGTCTGGAACTAAACCAAGCGTCAGTCACTTACATATATTTGGGTGCGAGGCTATGGTGCACTTACCCAAagagaaaacaaagaaatggGATCCAAAAGCTAAGAAGGCTATATTTACTGGTTACTGTACTGATACAAAAGGCTACAGATTCATAATTCCTTCTTCAGGATTAGTCATAAAAAGCAGAGATGCAGTTTTTCTTGAATCTACAGTTGTAAGAAATTATGTTCCGGTGGATTTGACTCACTCAGAAGATAAGTCTGTAAGTGAAGAACTCCGTCACAGTTCAGAGTCAACCTCCACAAACACAATTACTTCACCTGAAGAATCTGAACCTGATGAATCAATGAACAGCAGTATTTATGTACCAGACAGAAAAATTGAATATCCGATGTCTTCAAATGTGACATTAAGACCAAGAAATAAACAGTCACAacctaaaacaaaaagttttgaacGCTATTTATGCTACAATGATGGAATTCTAGATGTACCTTTAACATACAGTGATGCCATTACTTCAGCTGATTCTGACAAGTGGAAAATGTCAATAAGCGAAGAGTTACAAGCTCATAGTGTAAACAAGACATGGACATTGGTAGAAAAGCCCAAAAATGCCAAGGTAATTGGATGTAAATGGGTGTTTAAAGTCAAAGATTAACCAACAGGTCTCCGGTACAAGTCTCGGCTGTGTGCAAAAGGTTATGCACAAACTAAAGGTATGGACTATGATGAAACCTTCTCACCGACAGTCAGGTATGATTCTATACGTTTACTTTTATCTGTAGCTGCTGAACAAAACTTAGAAATATTGCaatttgacataaaaacaGCATTTTTGTATGGTGAATTAAgcgaacaaatatttatggttCCACCTGATGGTTTACAATGTGCCCCTAATATGGTATGTAAACTGAATAAGTCTCTTTATGGTTTGAAGCAGGCTCCGAGGTGTTGGAACACtaaatttaatgcaattttagAAAAGTTTGGTTTTGTCAAAAGTTTAGCTGATCAGTGTGTTTATGTTGGTCaagttaatgaaattaaatgttacctATGCCTTTATGTAGACGATGGGCTTCTAATATCAAAAGAAAGGctgattttaaagaaaatagtaaATGAATTACAAACACGGGACTTGACTTTTGGCAGCGTTGACGCTTGGTTGAAGTTAGGTTATAATTCATTGAAAACTTGTTTcgtttcttttatcttttatcacATTCTTTTATCACTTCCCGCGCGAGTGCAGTGACGAGTAGATGTGTCAGTCAAGCTCTAATATTGCAAGCAAATACCAGTGTAAACATTCAAGTTAATTGATGTGAAATTACGTTGAAGTGAAGTGAActaaaaatacaagaaaagTAAGTGTGATATATAGTGACTATTACATTAGTACAGCATctttaaactgtatttttatgaattgaaaacattaatgtGACTGAGAGTAAACATCAACGGTTTTTCACGAATACCCTGCACTAAATCTTATATTCCGCCGAGTTCAACAGTTGTCAACATTACAATGTTCGCAATATACACATACtactattgataaatatactTTCTAAGAAAAAAGTAATCACTGCACATTTGGCATTccatttgtttacattttatatataaaagttcaAGCCCTTATTCCACGTATACAGGctgatctaaataaaaattaaacaaaatattcactcACGTCGATTGATCTTAATATAAGGAATACTAATAATGCCACTAAAGAGAACGCCACCTAAATCGCCACATGTTGCCACACTAGATGTGCACCCGTTGCAGACACATAGTCAGTCCGACCCGTCTATAAGTGTAACGCATAATCCTGAAACTATAACTACTAAAACCATGCAGAGAGTTAAACGAAAAAGAGACCGATCGGCAGAACAATCAGAACTTGATGATTTTAGAACCACTATCATGGATATACTCAAGGAGTTACAGTCTACTGTGAGCgaaataaaagaacaaaatgtcaAATTGCAGGAATCAGTTGACTTTACAGCTCATAAATACgatgaaatattaacaaaaatgaagCAAATGGAGGAAGCAAGAAgagaagataaaaaatatatactttcattagaatacaaaattgacAAATTAGAACAGCAAAGCCGCGCTACGAGCGTGGAAATCAGAAATTTACCTAAAAGGAACGGTGAgaccaaacaaaatttattagataCCTTGAACGACATCTATAAAGCTATCAAACTACCGCCACAAGTGTCTGACGTGAAAGatatatttagaaacaataacaaaacttCTACCCCGACAGTGATTGTTGAGTTTGgtacagttaaaaataaagagtcCCTATTACAACACataaaaaagttcaacaaagaAAATAGCAACAACAAACTGAACACCGAACATTTAAGGATACAAGGGCCTAAGATTCCTATATACTGCTCAGAAAACCTATCTTCTAAAAGTAAGCGCTTATTCTTCTTAGCACGAGAATTGGCTGGTCACGAAAAATACAAGTTTTGCTGGACAACACACGGAAAGGTCTACTTAAGAAAGGAAGAAGGGGCCCCGCTCTGCCGTATTGATTCAGAAGGTGATATCTCCAAACTTAGGCAGCAGAAGTGACTATTACAAAGCTTTAGAAATGTCTTACAAAACtattatataagtataaaaaatgtattcatctctatttacaattttttttcccgggtattattatatgaatttattctCTCACTTAATACTTACACCTATCTTACACATGCACAAATTAAACACAAAGAAAATCACTTTTATGTCAGACAAATACATTTCAATCACACATCTTACTACAACTGCTCAATCATGAGACCTCCACACATTACTTCTTATTTTTATCGCATACATTCAAATACTAAAATTGCCACATTATGTAACTGGAAGCTTAACTATAGCATTTTGAATAGACttaaactgtattttaaaaaagtgggAACTCAGTTTTTTATCCAGCTGAATAGGATACAACacttttttagtaataaaattcaataccCAGGATGAGTCTTTAACAAATGATCTCGACAATTTGTCAGATGCTGAGTGTATTAGAATAACCGATCCCTCGCTATGCACTACCATTCTGCGATGCAAACGGCGAGAACCAAATTCTCTATGCATATTGACCGTAAATATAAGAAGTGTTAATCATAATTTTGACCAGTTTCTGGTATTTATATCGCAACTGAAAATTGAAATAGATGTTATAGTCCTCACAGAGTGTTGGCTAGATGAAAATACCATACCgccaaatattgaaaattacacAGGATATAGGACTAAGAATATGATTAACCAAAATGATTGAGTGATTGTGTATgctaagaataatttaaacagtaCTATTTATGAACCGAATGCGCGTGAGGGTAATCTTACTGCTCAAAATTGGTAATGAAGCTACCGTTGTTTGTTCGTATAGGCCACCAAGTTTCCATAACCCGAAAATGTATATTGATTCCTTATACGATATTCTAAAAGTAATTACAACTAACACAGTCATTCTTACTGGCGACATCAATTTAGATATAATGCCGAATAGAATAAAGGGCCCAAGCTCAGACTATCTAAACATGCTAGCTTCCTTAGGGTACAAACAGTGTATAGATAAGCCGACCAGAAAAAACTCTTGTTTagatcattttatattaaaaggctTCGATCAAAATATAGTCAAAACAGCTGTGTTCGATGAATTTACAGACCACTCACcaattcttttatatgtaaataaaactaaaatacataaaacacaaaatagtTACGAAAGAATTATAATGGACTATGAAAAAATAACggaagatttaaataaaatatgttgggatcattactttttaataagcaATGCAAATGAAGCGGCagataatttaactaatatgttacacaATATCATTAAATCTAATTCTAGAACTATTAAGATATCTAAAAGAAATAAGCCACTAAAGCCATGGATCTCTCCCAGTGTCATAAAATCGTTAAGAAAAAGGGACAAACTACAtaaacaactaaaaaaaatcgccAAATGATGAAGAAgcaagtaaatattataaacattatagaaacatttgcaataacataacaaaacatcttaaaaacaaatactatgaagaagaattaaaaacgaatagtaaaaatagtaaggaattatggaaaataattaaagaagtaTGTGACATGCAACAACCTAAGAATACTACATTGgatttacttaatattgataaaacgGCAAAAGAGTCATTGAATATAGTTAATTCTTATTTTGCTAACGTTGGCAAAATATTGGcagataaaactttaaacattttagacAAAACAGAAGTATCACTAGCCAAAGAAGCCAAGACAGGGAACCCTTTAAAATCAATGTCACTGTTTTTAACCGACACAGAAGAAATACGACTCATTATcgataaactaaaattacgcTCATCCCCGGGATGGGACAAAATTACATCAGCATTTCTTAAGAAATACAATCAGGTCCTCTGCAAACCTATATCacatctaataaatattagct
This region includes:
- the LOC106712093 gene encoding uncharacterized protein LOC106712093, which gives rise to MPLKRTPPKSPHVATLDVHPLQTHSQSDPSISVTHNPETITTKTMQRVKRKRDRSAEQSELDDFRTTIMDILKELQSTVSEIKEQNVKLQESVDFTAHKYDEILTKMKQMEEARREDKKYILSLEYKIDKLEQQSRATSVEIRNLPKRNGETKQNLLDTLNDIYKAIKLPPQVSDVKDIFRNNNKTSTPTVIVEFGTVKNKESLLQHIKKFNKENSNNKLNTEHLRIQGPKIPIYCSENLSSKSKRLFFLARELAGHEKYKFCWTTHGKVYLRKEEGAPLCRIDSEGDISKLRQQK